In the genome of Triticum urartu cultivar G1812 chromosome 5, Tu2.1, whole genome shotgun sequence, one region contains:
- the LOC125506484 gene encoding uncharacterized protein LOC125506484: protein MAAATAWVRSLSCKYSTAVADDAYSPLLPPPKKHPPTPTVKGAASVALLPPERGRESRRSRSMSSARDRPPTATATARKTKKKEDATSELARKEKPRLPLAASLERPSSALLEMTELPEGHPSRRVVELIFASGWARTDGAAEVEALFRVHSTARAVARFECARAAARARGEAAGDARCAADGNEMMRFQCRPAAEAGGGSEVICATVATCHQAGAARAVRTFAGSGAADAGAGGGSHEGRRGMLVCRVIAGRVRRGSTDEHPGEYDSADPGDGELVVLDRRAVLPCFLVVYRVKPPPELHSSSS, encoded by the coding sequence ATGGCCGCGGCGACGGCGTGGGTGCGCTCCCTCAGCTGCAAGTACTCTACCGCCGTCGCCGACGACGCGTACAGCCCGCTCCTGCCCCCGCCCAAGAAGCACCCGCCGACGCCGACGGTCAAGGGTGCTGCCTCCGTCGCGTTGCTGCCGCCGGAGAGGGGCAGGGAGAGTCGGCGGTCTAGGTCCATGTCCAGCGCGCGGGACCGGCCTCCTACCGCTACTGCTACTGCtaggaagacgaagaagaaggaGGACGCCACGTCCGAGCTCGCGAGGAAGGAGAAGCCGAGGCTGCCGCTCGCGGCGTCGCTGGAGCGGCCGAGCTCGGCGCTCCTGGAGATGACGGAGCTGCCCGAGGGCCACCCGTCGCGGCGCGTGGTCGAGCTCATCTTCGCGTCGGGCTGGGCGCGCACCGACGGAGCCGCGGAGGTGGAGGCGCTCTTCCGGGTGCACAGCACGGCGCGCGCGGTGGCGCGCTTCGAGTgcgctcgcgccgccgcccgggcGCGCGGCGAGGCCGCGGGCGACGCGCGGTGCGCCGCCGACGGCAACGAGATGATGCGGTTCCAGTGCCGCCCCGCCGCGGAGGCCGGGGGCGGCAGCGAGGTGATCTGCGCGACCGTCGCCACGTGCCACCAGGCCGGCGCGGCCAGGGCCGTGCGCACGTTCGCCGGCAGCGGCGCGGCGGACGCGGGCGCCGGGGGCGGAAGCCACGAGGGCCGCAGGGGCATGCTGGTGTGCCGCGTCATCGCCGGCCGCGTCCGTCGCGGCTCCACCGACGAGCACCCCGGCGAGTACGACTCGGCGGACCCGGGGGACGGCGAGCTGGTGGTGCTGGACCGGCGCGCCGTGCTCCCGTGCTTCCTCGTGGTGTACAGGGTCAAGCCTCCTCCGGAGCTGCACAGCTCCTCCAGCTGA
- the LOC125511578 gene encoding uncharacterized protein LOC125511578, producing the protein MAAVMDLDLNCAPPSPEPAPQDHRLGHAMLRQEHAYRHQVEDLHRLYWAQRNLRPDVPFWEQSHDVLYPTHSMPMATSSQSHMIDPDLLGASSHELRGKQAIWCGNGVAGNLGAEGSSVRRKPDHGGGVQGRSGYRRMIDLEKPATSEDDDDDVEILSPARFSDYAKRNAGFVDNSQCYPRENAAHVRFGSTGSSDTPDSHSPVKAKATASGRMLIDLNIAQEDDLNVCPDSSKNVFGSLLASSRTMQSGEGCSNSSKAFHIGGESSIGSSKGSSITVAASMSAPDSTREVMARGICDPQSSSKPFRVEASNHDVRLRGNIQHQHTLDNVSGMSSQASMEIPREEISVRASGRHSSSSSDLQKTGQTAVYRECQEESLAVICDDEMEGFDLNVSVGSIELPSMMDSSPREKHASSDGVDKLLSHYFTEDKVQENISSLECPTIIDQQQMAESMDGKSVQSPDSGVATNRSMSIPETPQGRDYACPRLRPSSNGESNSMNAPITYQVVTEDELLASTAAQTLVSLFTDSAAWITDSHCSNNQADAQDGGDEPQVSLDSFEEGVMNLEALRDDGDSVAVRAPDKDGPSCGIKLRRGRGMRDFQREILPGLVSLARHEICDDLHAIGYEIRKTRQRRAPGDKYGPSTRSRLPRRCSNAWN; encoded by the exons ATGGCCGCCGTCATGGATTTGGATCTCAACtgcgcgccgccgtcgccggagcccGCGCCCCAGGACCACCGCCTCGGCCACGCAATGCTCCGCCAAGAACACGCCTACCGCCACCAG GTCGAGGACCTGCATAGGCTGTATTGGGCGCAGAGGAATCTCAGGCCTGATGTGCCCTTCTGGGAGCAATCCCATGATGTCCTCTATCCCACCCATTCCATGCCCATGGCTACTTCCTCCCAATCCCACATG ATTGATCCGGATCTGCTGGGTGCTTCTTCTCATGAGCTACGAGGCAAGCAGGCCATTTGGTGTGGCAATGGGGTTGCAGGGAATTTGGGCGCCGAGGGTTCTTCAGTCAGGAGGAAGCCTGATCATGGTGGTGGTGTGCAGGGGAGGTCTGGTTACCGTCGCATGATCGATCTAGAGAAACCAGCGACATCAgaggacgacgatgatgatgTGGAGATCTTGTCTCCTGCTCGGTTCAGTGACTATGCCAAGCGCAATGCTGGGTTTGTGGATAATTCTCAGTGTTATCCAAGGGAGAATGCTGCCCATGTTCGTTTCG GTTCAACTGGATCTAGTGATACCCCAGACAGTCATTCGCCAGTCAAAGCAAAGGCTACTGCATCTGGACGCATGCTTATCGACCTGAATATAGCTCAAGAAGATGATTTAAATGTTTGCCCTGATTCTTCCAAAAACGTGTTCGGTTCTCTTTTGGCTAGTTCAAGAACAATGCAATCAGGAGAAGGTTGCAGCAACTCCAGCAAAGCATTCCACATTGGGGGTGAATCTAGCATTGGATCCTCAAAAGGGTCTTCGATCACAGTTGCGGCATCAATGTCGGCCCCAGACAGCACAAGGGAAGTGATGGCCAGAGGTATTTGTGACCCACAGAGCAGTTCTAAGCCTTTCCGCGTGGAAGCTTCAAATCATGACGTGCGTCTCAGAGGAAATATCCAGCATCAACATACACTAGATAATGTCTCTGGAATGAGTTCTCAGGCCTCTATGGAAATTCCGCGCGAAGAGATATCAGTTAGGGCGAGCGGTCgacattcttcttcttcttcagatTTACAAAAAACAGGACAAACAGCTGTGTATAGGGAATGCCAAGAGGAGAGTCTAGCAGTAATCTGTGATGATGAAATGGAGGGTTTTGACTTGAATGTGTCAGTTGGAAGCATCGAGCTCCCATCGATGATGGATAGCAGTCCCAGAGAGAAACATGCAAGTAGTGATGGTGTTGACAAACTTCTAAGTCATTACTTTACTGAGGATAAGGTCCAGGAAAACATTTCTTCCCTTGAATGTCCAACTATCATAGACCAACAACAAATGGCTGAGAGTATGGACGGTAAGAGCGTACAGTCGCCAGACTCCGGAGTTGCAACAAACAGATCGATGTCGATTCCAGAAACTCCTCAAGGTCGTGACTACGCTTGTCCAAGATTGAGACCATCAAGTAACGGAGAATCAAATTCTATGAACGCGCCCATCACATATCAAGTTGTGACAGAAGATGAGTTACTAGCGTCCACAGCAGCTCAGACACTCGTTTCCTTATTCACGGATAGCGCTGCATGGATCACAGACAGCCATTGCAGCAACAACCAGGCAGATGCTCAGGATGGAGGCGATGAACCGCAGGTTTCGCTGGACTCTTTCGAGGAAGGCGTGATGAACCTAGAGGCTCTGAGAGACGATGGGGATTCAGTCGCCGTGAGAGCGCCGGACAAGGACGGGCCTTCGTGTGGGATCAAGCTGAGGAGAGGGAGGGGAATGAGAGACTTCCAGAGAGAGATATTGCCCGGGCTGGTCTCCCTCGCGAGGCACGAGATATGCGATGACTTGCATGCTATAGGGTATGAGATCAGGAAGACTAGGCAGAGAAGGGCGCCCGGGGACAAGTACGGCCCGTCGACCCGGTCAAGGCTGCCTCGGCGTTGCTCGAATGCATGGAACTAG